The following DNA comes from Nocardia sp. XZ_19_385.
AACGAACGGAAGATGGGCTGGAACGCGCAGCCGACCCGTCAGGTGATCCTGGAGGACGCTCGCGTCCCCGCCGCGAACCGGCTCGGCGCCGAGGGCGACGGTTTCCGGATCGCCATGAACGGGCTCAACGGCGGGCGGCTGAATATCGCGGCCTGCTCGGTCGGCGGCGCACAGGCGGCGCTCGACAAGACCGTGCCGTACCTGGCCCAGCGCAACGCTTTCGGGCAGGCGCTGCTGAAAAATCAGGCGCTGCAGTTCCAGCTGGCGGATATGCGCACGGAACTGGAGGCGGCCCGGACGCTACTGTGGCGGGCCGCGGGAGCGCTCGACGCCGACGCGCCGGACAAGGTCGAATTGTGCGCCATGGCGAAGCGATTCGCGACCGACGCCGGTTTCGAGGTGGCGAACAAGGCGCTGCAGTTGCACGGCGGGTATGGCTATCTGGCGGAATACGGGCTGGAGAAGATCGTCCGGGACCTGCGCGTGCATCAGATCCTCGAGGGCACCAACGAAATCATGCGGGTGGTTGTCGCCCGCTCAGTGGTAGGAGCGGCATGAGCGAGCGAACAGAAGGTACCGCCGAGGTCCTGATCGACAAGCGCGACGGGCTGGGCTTGATCACGCTGAATCGGCCGAAGGCCATCAACGCGCTGAATCATGCGATGGCGCTGGAGATTCTGGCCGCACTACGCGCCTGGGCCACCGACGACGAGGTACGCACGGTCGTCGTCACCGGTGCGGGGGAGCGTGGGCTGTGCGCGGGCGGCGATATCGTCGCCATCCACCACGACGCCAAGTCCGGTGCCGCCGACGCGGATTCGCCGACCGGCGTGTTCTGGCGCGACGAGTACATCCTCAACGCGCTGATCGGCAGCTACCCGAAGCCGTACCTGGTCGTCATGGACGGCATCGTGATGGGCGGCGGCGTCGGCCTGTCCGGGCACGGCAGCCACCGCATCGTCACCGAACGCTCCAAGATCGGTATGCCCGAGGTCGGGATCGGTTTCATCCCGGATGTCGGTGGCACCTACCTGCTTTCGCGTACACCGGGCGAGCTCGGCACGCATGTCGCGCTCACCACCGCCCGGATGACCGCGGGCGACGCCATCGCCGCCGGGTTCGCGGACTACTACGTGGCCTCGGAAAACATTCCGGCGCTGCTGGATACGCTGCGGACCGAGACCGCCGAGATCGCCATCGCCAAATTCGCCACGGCCGCACCGGAATCCGGTCTGATCGCCCGGCAGGCGTGGATCGACGCTTGCTACAACGCGGACACCGTCGAGGAGATCGTCGCCCGTTTGCAGGCAAGCGATGCGCCGGAAGCGAACCAGGCCGCCGTCGATGTGCTCTCGAAATCGCCGGTGGCACTGAAGGTCACGCTGCGTTCGCTGCGTACCGCGCGCGACCTGCCGAGCCTGGAGGCGGTGCTGAACGAGGAATACCGCGTCTCCATCGCCTCGTTGTCCTCGCACGATCTCGTCGAGGGCATCCGCGCCCAGGTGATCGACAAGGACCGTAACCCGCAATGGTCTCCCGCGACGCTGACCGAGGTGACCGAGGCGCAGGTCGACGCGTACTTCGCCGAATTGGGCGACAAGGAACTGGGGTTGAGCGAATGAGCAAGAAGATCGGCTTCCTGGGCCTCGGCCATATGGGCGGCCCGATGGCCGCCAACCTGGTCAAGGCGGGCTACGAGGTGCTCGCCTTCGACCCGGTACCGGCCGCGCAGGTGCAGGCGCGCAATGACGGTGCCACCGTGGTGGATTCGGCCGTCGCCGCCGCCACCGGCCGCGACATCGTGATCACCATGCTGCCCAACGGCAAGCTGGTCCTCGATGTCTACGGGGAGGTGCTGGCGGCCGCCAACCCCGGCACGCTGTTCATCGATTGCTCCACCATCGATGTCGCCGATGCCAAGGAAGCGGCGGAACGTGCTGTGGCAGCGGGACATCGAGTCCTGGACGCGCCGGTCTCCGGTGGCGTCGCGGGCGCGGCCGCGGGCACGCTGACCTTCATGGTCGGCGGCGCGGCCGATGCCTTCGCCGACGGCCTCGCCGTGCTGGAGGTCATGGGCGGCAAGGTGGTGCACTGCGGTGACTCCGGCGTCGGCCAGGCCGCCAAGATCTGCAACAACATGCTGCTCGGCATCTCCATGGTCGCGCTGTCGGAGGCCATTGTGCTCGGCGAGAAGCTGGGCCTGACCCACGAGAAGTTCTTCGACGTGGTCTCCACCGCCTCCGGCCAGTCCTGGGCGCTGACCAGCTACTGCCCGGTGCCCGGCCCGGTCCCGGCCAGCCCGGCCAACAACGACTACCAGCCCGGCTTCGCCACCGCGCTCATGACCAAGGACCTGACCCTGGCCGCGAACGCGCTGCAGGCCAATGGCGTCGACGGTCAGGTCGGTCAGCTCGCTGCGGAGATCTACAACCGGTTCAACCAGGCGGAATCGGGCAAGGACTTCTCGGCTATCGTCACCGATATCCGTAAGCGATCCGAGGGAGAACAGGCGTGAGTGACTTCGAGACCATTCTGCTGGAGCGTAAGGGCCGCGTCGCCCTCATCACGCTGAACCGGCCGAAGGCCCTCAATGCGCTGAACTCGCAGGTCCTCGCCGATATCTCGGCCGCCCTCGACGAGCTCGAGAACGACAACGAGATCGGCGCGGTCGTCCTTACCGGCTCCGAGCGGGCCTTCGCCGCGGGCGCGGACATCAAGGAAATGCAGACCAAGTCCTACATGGACATGTTCCTCACCGACCATTTCGCCGGCTGGGACCGTCTGACCGCCTTCCGTAAGCCCCTCATCGCTGCGGTCGCCGGTTATGCCCTCGGCGGCGGCTGTGAACTGGCCATGATGTGCGACATCCTGCTCGCCGCCGACACCGCCAAGTTCGGCCAGCCCGAGATCAAGCTCGGTGTCATCCCCGGCATGGGCGGCTCGCAGCGCCTCACCCGCGCCGTCGGCAAGGCCAAGGCCATGGACCTGATCCTCACCGGCCGCAACATGGACGCCGCGGAAGCCGAGCGCGCGGGCCTGGTCTCGCGCATTGTTCCGGCCGCCGACCTGGTCGCCACCGCCCTCGAGGTCGCCGAAACCATCGCCTCGATGTCATTGCCCTCGGCCATGATCGCCAAGGAAGCCGTGAACCGCTCCTTCGAAACCACCCTCGGCGAGGGCCTGCGCTTCGAACGCCGCGTCTTCCACTCGCTGTTCGCCACCGAGGACCAGAAGGAAGGCATGACCGCCTTCGTCGAGAAGCGGCCGGCGGACTTCAACCACCGCTGACCTTCGCGAAAATCCAACTGCGGCACCGCCATTCACAATGGCGGTGCCGCGGCTGTTTGCAGCCCCCCGATTTCGGCGGCGGCCCGGCAGGCCGATTCCAGCGCGCCTTCGATCCAGGCGTGCTTGTGGCTGGTGTGGTCACCGGCGAAGAGCAGGCGGCCGCCGGCTTCGGGGACACGGATCGCGGCGCTCAATTCCGCGGCCTGACCCGGCATGAACACCGCCGCCTCGCCGGAGGCCAGCGGCTCGGTCATCCAGGATTCGGTGGCCCAGTGACCGGTATAGGAGCCGGTGATCGATTCGGCGGAAATTCCGTGGGGGACAAAGGTATCCAGTAGACCGTCGAGGGCGCGGCCGGGGCGCTGGTCGGGCGGGACGGCGTCCCAGGCGGTGGCGTCGTCGGCCCAGGTGTAGGACGCGAGGACGATTCCACCGGCCGAACCCGGCGGGGTGTGCGAGGGAAAATAGGTGAACCGGTTCGCCTGGTCGGAGACCGCGCCGCCGCCGACACTCGGTCCCCACCAGCGGTCGTCGAATTCCAGCAGCACTTTGGTGGCCGCGTCGTAGTGCAGTTCGGCGATGGCCCGGCGCTTGTCCGGTGACAACTGCGGTGTGAATCCGACGTACCGCAGACCGGTGAACGGCACCGTGATGATCGCGGCGTCGGCGGTGTACTCGTGGCGATCGTCGGGATCCAGCGGGTCGCCGTCCTGACTGGTGCAGATCAGGCGCACGCCGGAGCCGGAGGTGTCGGCCTCGATCAGGCGGCGGTCCTGCACGATCGTGCCGGGCGTCAACTCGGCCGCCAATGCGGTGGTGAGGGTGTCCGTGCCCCCGGTCAGTTCCCAGAAAGTGTTGGTGGGAGCCAGATCCGCAGACGTGCCGAGCTGGTGCAGCAGGGCATGGGGGAGTCGTGAGGTCAGGTTCTCGATGGTGCCGACGGCGTCGATATCCGCCTCGTTCCAGCCCGCCTCTTCCACCAGCCAGCGGCGCAGTGAGTAGTTGTCGTAGCGGTAGAGCAGGTCGGCCAGAGCCTCCGCGCGGGATTCGGTGGCCGACCGCGACGGTTCGCTCTGCTGATGGACCGCGGCGTAGAGCTGTGTCAGCGGAAGCAGGGCCTCGTCGAGCATGGCGCGGGCCGTGCGGCGCAGCAGATCACCGGTGACTCCGAAACTCGAATGCACCGCGGACGGGCCGGTCAGGTACGCGGATTTGGCGGCGGTGACGCCGTTGACGGTGATCGGCCGGTTCCCGACCGGTTTCGGTGGGACATAGGCGATGTCGGGGCCCACGCCTGTCCAGGTGTCGCCGGGGTCGGACGAGGAGACGTATTCCACCCGCGGCGCCAGCGGGGGACCGGCCGCGTGCTCGGCCGCGACATCGATCAGATGGAACGGCCGCCGCCGCAACCCGAGGTCGTCGGCGAGGGCCGAGACCAGCACGTGCTGTGACGGCAGCCGCATCGCGCCGGCCTCCGCATGCAAGGTGCTGTCGGCCCACATGCCGCGAAATGTCTTGCAGCGCCCGCCCACTCGATCCCGCGCGGCCTCCAGCACAGTGACCTCGTGCCCGGCGCGTTGCAGGATTCGAGCCGCGCTCAGCCCGGCGATGCCCGCGCCGACCACCAGCACCTGCTTCGGGGTCGTCGTGATGCGCGGCCCGTCGATGAGGCTGCGCAGGTAACCGGTCTTCAGGTCGTTGTGGTTCTCGTCGAGGGTGAGGATGTCGCGGGCGCTGCTCAGGCAGCGGTCCCACAGGGCGGTATCGCGATGGGGCCCAGGCGCGCCGGTGGCGCGTCCCGCGGTCGTACCGAGCGTGGCCGTAGCGCCGAACATCGCACCCGCGGCCAGGATCTGTCTGCGTGTCCACGCCATGGCTAGCGCACCTTTTCTTCAGGCATACGCAGCAAACTAATAGCAAATAGTGCTGGTTGCCGTTCGGCGCGCGGAAGGAGCTATCGGAAGGAATCCACCGGCGGAATGCCCACGACCTCGACCGGGGTGGGTGGGGTGCCGTCGTGGCTGGAGGACGAATCGCGGTCCATCGCCAGTACGCCCGCGATGGTGGCGCCGAGCGCGGCTGTGACGGCAAGTGCGGCAATGAGTTTGCGGCGGTCGACGGTCGCCGGGGTGAGGTCGCTCAGTTTGGCGCGAGTGGTGCGCAGCTCCGCGGCCGGAC
Coding sequences within:
- the mmsB gene encoding 3-hydroxyisobutyrate dehydrogenase — protein: MSKKIGFLGLGHMGGPMAANLVKAGYEVLAFDPVPAAQVQARNDGATVVDSAVAAATGRDIVITMLPNGKLVLDVYGEVLAAANPGTLFIDCSTIDVADAKEAAERAVAAGHRVLDAPVSGGVAGAAAGTLTFMVGGAADAFADGLAVLEVMGGKVVHCGDSGVGQAAKICNNMLLGISMVALSEAIVLGEKLGLTHEKFFDVVSTASGQSWALTSYCPVPGPVPASPANNDYQPGFATALMTKDLTLAANALQANGVDGQVGQLAAEIYNRFNQAESGKDFSAIVTDIRKRSEGEQA
- a CDS encoding FAD-dependent oxidoreductase — translated: MAWTRRQILAAGAMFGATATLGTTAGRATGAPGPHRDTALWDRCLSSARDILTLDENHNDLKTGYLRSLIDGPRITTTPKQVLVVGAGIAGLSAARILQRAGHEVTVLEAARDRVGGRCKTFRGMWADSTLHAEAGAMRLPSQHVLVSALADDLGLRRRPFHLIDVAAEHAAGPPLAPRVEYVSSSDPGDTWTGVGPDIAYVPPKPVGNRPITVNGVTAAKSAYLTGPSAVHSSFGVTGDLLRRTARAMLDEALLPLTQLYAAVHQQSEPSRSATESRAEALADLLYRYDNYSLRRWLVEEAGWNEADIDAVGTIENLTSRLPHALLHQLGTSADLAPTNTFWELTGGTDTLTTALAAELTPGTIVQDRRLIEADTSGSGVRLICTSQDGDPLDPDDRHEYTADAAIITVPFTGLRYVGFTPQLSPDKRRAIAELHYDAATKVLLEFDDRWWGPSVGGGAVSDQANRFTYFPSHTPPGSAGGIVLASYTWADDATAWDAVPPDQRPGRALDGLLDTFVPHGISAESITGSYTGHWATESWMTEPLASGEAAVFMPGQAAELSAAIRVPEAGGRLLFAGDHTSHKHAWIEGALESACRAAAEIGGLQTAAAPPL
- a CDS encoding enoyl-CoA hydratase; amino-acid sequence: MSDFETILLERKGRVALITLNRPKALNALNSQVLADISAALDELENDNEIGAVVLTGSERAFAAGADIKEMQTKSYMDMFLTDHFAGWDRLTAFRKPLIAAVAGYALGGGCELAMMCDILLAADTAKFGQPEIKLGVIPGMGGSQRLTRAVGKAKAMDLILTGRNMDAAEAERAGLVSRIVPAADLVATALEVAETIASMSLPSAMIAKEAVNRSFETTLGEGLRFERRVFHSLFATEDQKEGMTAFVEKRPADFNHR
- a CDS encoding enoyl-CoA hydratase/isomerase family protein — protein: MSERTEGTAEVLIDKRDGLGLITLNRPKAINALNHAMALEILAALRAWATDDEVRTVVVTGAGERGLCAGGDIVAIHHDAKSGAADADSPTGVFWRDEYILNALIGSYPKPYLVVMDGIVMGGGVGLSGHGSHRIVTERSKIGMPEVGIGFIPDVGGTYLLSRTPGELGTHVALTTARMTAGDAIAAGFADYYVASENIPALLDTLRTETAEIAIAKFATAAPESGLIARQAWIDACYNADTVEEIVARLQASDAPEANQAAVDVLSKSPVALKVTLRSLRTARDLPSLEAVLNEEYRVSIASLSSHDLVEGIRAQVIDKDRNPQWSPATLTEVTEAQVDAYFAELGDKELGLSE